The following proteins are co-located in the Chlorocebus sabaeus isolate Y175 chromosome 21, mChlSab1.0.hap1, whole genome shotgun sequence genome:
- the LOC119626199 gene encoding thymosin beta-4-like has product MPDKPDVNEIKKFSKLKLKNTEIQEKNLLPSKEMTE; this is encoded by the coding sequence ATGCCTGACAAACCCGATGTGAATGAGATCAAGAAATTCAGTAAATTGAAATTAAAGAATAcagaaatacaagagaaaaatctGCTGCCTTCCAAAGAAATGACAGAATAG